The following proteins are co-located in the Callithrix jacchus isolate 240 chromosome 10, calJac240_pri, whole genome shotgun sequence genome:
- the LOC103796354 gene encoding dynein light chain roadblock-type 1 has product MAEVEETLKRLQSQKGVQGIIVVNTEGIPIKSTMDNPTTTQYASLMHSFILKARSTVREIDPQNDLTFLRIRSKKNEIMVAPDKDYFLIVIQNPTE; this is encoded by the coding sequence ATGGCAGAGGTGGAGGAGACACTGAAGCGACTTCAGAGCCAGAAGGGAGTGCAGGGAATCATCGTGGTGAACACAGAAGGCATTCCCATCAAGAGCACCATGGACAACCCCACCACCACCCAGTATGCCAGCCTGATGCACAGCTTCATCCTGAAGGCACGGAGCACCGTGCGTGAAATCGACCCCCAGAACGATCTCACCTTCCTTCGAATTCGCTCcaagaaaaatgagattatggTTGCACCAGATAAAGACTATTTCCTGATTGTGATTCAGAATCCAACCGAATAG
- the LBHD1 gene encoding LOW QUALITY PROTEIN: LBH domain-containing protein 1 (The sequence of the model RefSeq protein was modified relative to this genomic sequence to represent the inferred CDS: deleted 2 bases in 2 codons): MAACAASRVPPGVPRSCEPPPRRLTARLRRLERPIAETIEKRRDREDLLKETFRIQSAWVSGLAEGVEDVKRCWHQRLSAGTLCPQFQSRIARGRVRVFMVAVGFMIVHFCVFRSFPSVEGLAVLWFSAITRVFSTRRVEVIHTHTHVNLHPSPSPQLWNKHSKSRVLVGETGSSEEDGLWNRNSLGSSQHPESPRLPNPLGDRGEIGKAEGHQDIQVFSQKSHLPSIVVGASEVNEVSGDLHWPHEELLLLTDGEEEEVEAFFQDQIQEPGWVWSPQDARSPLRTFSAGLSWGQDQDEEDACWIPEDTECQEATNHGPFWDSATGSRVCRSSFVEYSHLLPPSSFEGAEEEVVQTPAGVESGAASEAPGDRGCDRPRADHEAPPQEASVQCTCQYYSVREEAQKTPAADPACPERQGSHGSGSPYKASQD, encoded by the exons ATGGCCGCCTGCGCAGCCAGCAGGGTGCCCCCCGGAGTCCCCCGCAGCTGCGAGCCGCCGCCGCGCCGTCTCACTGCCCGCCTGCGCAGGCTAGAGCGCCCGATAGCGGAAACCATAGAGAAGCGGCGGGATAGAGAGGACCTGCTCAAGGAAACATTTAGAATCCAGAGCGCCTGGGTCTCAGGTTTAGCTGAGGGCGTTGAGGATGTGAAGAGGTGCTGGCACCAACGGCTGAGCGCGGGGACCTTGTGTCCTCAATTTCAGAGTAGGATTGCTAGG GGAAGAGTGCGTGTCTTCATGGTTGCTGTGGGTTTTATGATTGTCCACTTTTGTGTCTTCCGAAGTTTCCCATCAGTAGAGGGCCTAGCTGTGCTCTGGTTTTCTGCAATCACCCGCGTATTTTCAACACGGCGCGTGGAGGttatccacacacatacacatgtcaATCTCCAT CCCTCTCCATCCCCTCAACTCTGGAATAAACACTCAAAGTCAAGGGTACTGGTTGGAGAaa CAGGGAGCAGCGAGGAGGATGGGCTTTGGAATAGAAATAGCCTAGGTTCCTCCCAGCATCCAGAAAGTCCCAGGCTGCCCAACCCTCTCGGGGACAGAGGAGAGATTGGCAAGGCTGAAGGTCACCAGGATATTCAG GTTTTCTCTCAAAAGTCCCACCTGCCATCTATTGTGGTGGGAGCCTCTGAGGTGAATGAAGTGAGTGGGGATCTCCACTGGCCCCATGAGGAGCTGCTGCTGCTCACTGAtggtgaggaagaggaggtggaggccTTTTTCCAAGACCAAATTCAAGAGCCAG GCTGGGTTTGGAGCCCACAGGATGCTAGATCTCCTTTAAGAACATTTAGTGCTGGACTCAGCTGGGGGCAGGACCAGGATGAGGAAGATGCTTGTTGGATTCCTGAGGACACAGAGTGTCAGGAAGCCACCAACCACGGTCCTTTCTGGGACTCGGCAACAGGGTCCCGGGTTTGCAGAAGCAGCTTTGTGGAATATTCCCATCTCCTGCCTCCCAGTAGCTTTGAGG GAGCTGAAGAAGAAGTTGTTCAAACGCCGGCGGGTGTTGAATCGGGAGCGGCGTCTGAGGCACCGGGTGATCGGGGCTGTGATAGACCAAGGGCTGATCACGAGGCACCACCTCAAGAAGCGAGC GTCCAGTGCACGTGCCAATATTACTCTGTCCGGGAAGAAGCGCAGAAAACTCCTGCAGCAGATCCGGCTTGCCCAGAAAGACAAGGCAGCCATGGAAG TGGAAGCCCCTACAAAGCCAGCCAGGACTAG
- the CSKMT gene encoding citrate synthase-lysine N-methyltransferase CSKMT, mitochondrial, with protein MATLRRMLHLPSLVAGVCLPFAGSLAGSSLVVRCLWDRLHSQSCLGSVPTFDWFFGYEEVQGLLLPLLQEARAACPLRVLDVGCGTSSLCTGLYTKSPHPVDVLGVDFSFVAVAHMNSLLEHGQGQTPLRPGHPASCLRFMQADAQNLEAVASSGSFQLLLDKGTWDAVARGGLPRAYQLLSECLRVLSPQGTLIQFSDEDPDVRLPCLEQGSRGWTVTVQELGPFRGITYFAYLIQGSH; from the exons ATGGCTACGCTGCGTCGAATGCTCCACTTGCCGAGCCTGGTGGCAGGGGTGTGCCTCCCTTTTGCGG GCTCACTGGCTGGTAGCTCCCTGGTGGTCCGCTGTCTCTGGGATCGGCTCCACTCCCAGTCCTGTTTGGGCAGTGTCCCCACCTTCGACTGGTTCTTTGGATACGAAGAAGTCCAGGGGCTCCTACTGCCATTGCTGCAGGAGGCACGTGCTGCCTGTCCTCTGCGGGTGCTGGATGTGGGCTGTGGGACCTCCAGCCTATGTACTGGCCTCTACACCAAATCCCCACACCCAGTGGATGTGCTTGGGGTGGACTTTTCTTTTGTGGCTGTGGCCCACATGAACAGCCTCCTGGAGCATGGCCAAGGCCAAACACCTCTACGCCCTGGGCATCCTGCTTCCTGCCTCCGCTTCATGCAGGCTGATGCCCAGAACCTGGAGGCTGTGGCTTCTTCAGGTTCTTTCCAACTACTACTAGACAAGGGCACCTGGGATGCTGTTGCCCGGGGGGGTCTGCCTAGGGCTTACCAGCTGCTGTCAGAATGCTTGAGGGTTCTAAGCCCCCAGGGGACCCTGATTCAGTTCTCAGATGAGGACCCTGATGTGCGACTGCCCTGCCTGGAACAAGGGTCCCGTGGCTGGACTGTGACTGTGCAGGAGCTCGGCCCATTCAGGGGCATTACCTACTTTGCTTACTTGATTCAAGGCTCTCATTAA
- the UQCC3 gene encoding ubiquinol-cytochrome-c reductase complex assembly factor 3, with amino-acid sequence MQSLRKMLITVAVLGAGAGVGSALFVIVTPRGQRKQEMLKEMPLQDPLSRDEVARTKQLVMDVLQEAATTQENVAWRKNWIVGGEGGKGGKSA; translated from the exons ATGCAGTCCTTGAGGAAAATGCTGATCACGGTCGCAGTGCTGGGCGCAGGGGCTGGCGTGGGCTCCGCACTCTTTGTTATCGTGACCCCGAGAGGGCAGCGGAAGCAGGAGATGCTGAAG GAGATGCCACTGCAGGACCCGCTGAGCAGGGACGAGGTGGCCAGGACCAAGCAGCTAGTGATGGACGTTCTGCAGGAAGCAGCGACCACTCAGGAGAACGTGGCCTGGAGGAAGAACTGGATAGTTGGCGGCGAAGGCGGCAAAGGCGGGAAGTCAGCGTGA
- the UBXN1 gene encoding UBX domain-containing protein 1 — translation MAELTALESLIEMGFPRGRAEKALALTGNQGIEAAMDWLMEHEDDPDVDEPLETPLGHILGREPTSSEQGGLEGPGSAAGEGKPILSEEERQEQTKRMLELVAQKQREREEREEREALERERQRRRQGQELSAARQRLQEDEMRRAAEERRREKAEELAARQRVREKIERDKAERAKKYGGSVGSQPPPPAPEPGPVPSSPSQEPPTKREYDQCRIQVRLPDGTSLTQTFRAREQLAAVRLYVELHRGEEPGGGQDPVQLLSGFPRRAFSEADMERPLQELGLVPSAVLIVAKKCPS, via the exons ATGGCGGAGCTGACGGCTCTTGAGAGTCTTATCGAGATGGGCTTCCCCAGGGGACGCGC GGAGAAGGCTCTGGCCCTCACAGGGAACCAGGGCATCGAGGCTGCGATGGACTG GCTGATGGAGCACGAAGACGACCCCGATGTGGACGAGCCTCTAGAGACCCCCCTTGGACATATCCTGGGACGGGAGCCCACCTCCTCAGAGCAAGGCGGCCTTGAAG GACCTGGTTCTGCTGCTGGAGAAGGCAAACCCATTTTGAGTGAAGAGGAAAGACAGGAACAGACTAAGAG GATGTTGGAGCTGGTGGCCCAGAAGCAGCGCGAGCGTGAAGAGAGAGAGGAACGGGAGGCATTGGAACGGGAACGGCAGCGCAGGAGACAAGGGCAAGAGTTGTCAGCAGCACGACAGCGACTACAGGAAGATGAGATGCGCCGGGCTGCTGAGGAGAGGCGGAGGGAAAAGGCCGAGGAATTAGCAGCCAG ACAAAGAGTTAGAGAAAAGATCGAGAGGGACAAAGCAGAGAGAGCCAAGAAG TATGGTGGCAGTGTGGGCTCTCAGCCACCTCCACCAGCACCAGAGCCAGGTCCTGTTCCCTCCTCTCCCAGCCAGGAGCCTCCCACCAAGCGGGAGTATGACCAGTGTCGAATACAG GTTAGGCTGCCAGATGGGACCTCACTGACCCAGACGTTCCGGGCCCGGGAGCAGCTGGCAGCCGTGAGGCTCTATGTGGAGCTTCACCGTGGAGAGGAACCCGGAGGGGGCCAGGACCCTGTGCAGTTGCTCAGTGGCTTCCCCAGACGGGCCTTCTCAGAAGCTGACATGGAGCGGCCTTTGCAGGAGCTGG GACTCGTGCCTTCTGCTGTCCTCATTGTGGCCAAGAAATGTCCCAGCTGA